A genomic window from Bacteroidales bacterium includes:
- the hpt gene encoding hypoxanthine phosphoribosyltransferase, giving the protein MREITVLDKTFEIFLDASVIHDATTRMARQLTADLHDKNPLFLVVLNGAFMFASDLIKQLNFDCEISFVKLSSYSGTKTTAVVRELIGLDEVLHGRTVVIVEDIIDTGITMANTKEKLKKLEATDVRLATLLYKPRAFQMDYKIDYVGIEIPNDFIVGYGLDYDGLGRNYPDIYKLKPEI; this is encoded by the coding sequence ATGCGTGAGATCACTGTTCTCGACAAAACTTTTGAAATCTTCCTCGACGCTTCCGTCATTCACGATGCTACCACGCGCATGGCACGCCAACTCACCGCTGACTTACATGATAAAAACCCGCTGTTTCTGGTGGTACTTAACGGCGCCTTTATGTTCGCAAGCGATCTGATAAAGCAATTAAATTTTGATTGTGAAATTTCTTTTGTAAAACTTTCTTCATACTCAGGCACCAAGACCACCGCCGTGGTGCGCGAACTTATCGGCCTGGACGAGGTGTTGCACGGACGCACCGTGGTGATCGTCGAAGATATTATCGATACGGGAATTACCATGGCCAACACCAAGGAGAAGCTCAAAAAACTGGAAGCCACTGATGTGAGGCTGGCCACACTGCTTTACAAACCGAGAGCTTTTCAGATGGATTATAAAATCGACTATGTCGGCATCGAGATTCCAAATGATTTCATCGTAGGTTATGGTTTGGATTATGATGGCCTGGGGCGTAATTACCCTGATATCTACAAACTTAAGCCTGAAATTTAA
- the purE gene encoding 5-(carboxyamino)imidazole ribonucleotide mutase, giving the protein MDENRKPLVSIIMGSTSDLAVMEGAAKVLNELQIPFEMNALSAHRTPEKVEQFARSASGRGIRVIIAGAGMAAHLPGVIAAMTSIPVIGVPIKASLEGLDALLAIVQMPPGIPVATVAVNGATNAGILAAQILAVANSEISQRVISYKENLKEKIIKANQTLAGIKYDYKV; this is encoded by the coding sequence ATGGACGAAAACAGGAAACCACTGGTAAGCATCATCATGGGAAGCACCTCCGACCTGGCGGTGATGGAGGGCGCTGCCAAAGTACTGAATGAGTTGCAAATACCTTTTGAGATGAACGCCCTCTCGGCACATCGCACGCCCGAAAAAGTGGAGCAGTTTGCGCGCTCGGCTTCCGGACGTGGCATCCGCGTAATTATTGCCGGAGCAGGTATGGCCGCGCATCTGCCTGGCGTTATTGCCGCCATGACGTCCATCCCGGTTATCGGTGTACCCATCAAAGCCTCACTCGAAGGCCTCGACGCTTTGCTTGCCATCGTGCAGATGCCTCCCGGAATTCCTGTGGCCACCGTAGCCGTCAACGGCGCCACCAACGCCGGAATATTAGCTGCGCAGATTTTGGCTGTAGCCAATAGCGAAATCAGCCAGCGCGTAATATCCTACAAAGAAAATCTTAAAGAGAAAATTATCAAAGCTAACCAAACGCTTGCCGGGATAAAATACGATTACAAAGTATAA
- the pyrE gene encoding orotate phosphoribosyltransferase, translating to MKIREESALKVAEYLLRIKAIKLNLKTPYTWASGWKSPIYCDNRITLSHPIIRNYIRQQFVQLISEEFGDVDVIAGVATGGIAHGVLVAQELGVPFAYVRGANKDHGLTNKIEGVVESGQRVILIEDLISTGGSSMAAVKAMINAGANVKGLLTIFTYGFPINTEACGNTCKIFALSDYDNLLQQALTDNYVREEELAVLAQWRQDPANWNTKT from the coding sequence ATGAAGATCAGAGAAGAATCAGCCTTGAAAGTAGCAGAATATCTACTGCGCATCAAGGCCATCAAGTTGAATTTAAAAACGCCCTACACGTGGGCTTCGGGCTGGAAATCGCCCATTTACTGCGACAACCGCATCACATTGTCCCATCCAATCATCCGCAACTATATCCGCCAGCAGTTTGTGCAGCTCATCAGCGAGGAATTTGGCGATGTGGATGTGATTGCCGGCGTTGCTACCGGCGGCATCGCTCATGGCGTGCTGGTAGCACAGGAGCTGGGAGTTCCATTTGCCTACGTACGTGGAGCAAACAAAGACCATGGCCTTACCAATAAAATCGAAGGCGTTGTCGAGTCGGGTCAGCGGGTGATTCTGATCGAAGACCTGATTTCGACCGGTGGCAGCTCAATGGCCGCTGTGAAAGCTATGATAAATGCCGGCGCCAATGTAAAAGGCCTGCTAACAATTTTTACCTATGGTTTCCCCATCAACACTGAGGCATGCGGCAATACCTGCAAAATTTTTGCCTTGTCGGATTACGACAACCTGCTGCAACAGGCTTTGACCGACAATTATGTTCGCGAAGAAGAGCTGGCGGTGCTTGCACAGTGGCGCCAGGACCCTGCCAACTGGAACACTAAAACATAA
- the lpxK gene encoding tetraacyldisaccharide 4'-kinase, giving the protein MRIFLFLLYPFALLYALVLMLRNKAYDWGLLRSKRFDVPVISVGNLSMGGTGKTPHVEYLIELLKDEYQPAVISRGYKRKSRGFVMAAPQSTSMDIGDEPLQISRKFPEIKVAVDGNRVRGIRQMLQKHPSTDVVLLDDAFQHRAVKSGLSILLTDFHNLYAEDYPVPVGTLREFRSGAHRADIIIVTKTGRTLSPITVRRLDELLKPRPHQQLFFSYISYGPLTPLPGSTAELPEEKVSSVLLFAGIANTYPLKEHVMKISNYQEMIEFSDHHHYTQKDYEKIRKQFEDIFVKNKIIITTEKDAMRIAIPQIPELLADLPVFYIPIEIKIHTEFRKSFNEQIRNYVRTNPGNSSIPPQQNQH; this is encoded by the coding sequence GTGAGAATATTTCTGTTTCTTCTGTATCCTTTTGCTTTGCTTTATGCGCTGGTGCTGATGCTGCGCAATAAAGCCTACGACTGGGGTTTGCTGAGGTCGAAGCGATTCGACGTTCCGGTGATCTCGGTGGGCAATCTGAGCATGGGCGGTACAGGAAAAACTCCCCACGTAGAATATCTCATCGAACTGCTTAAAGACGAATACCAGCCGGCAGTGATAAGCCGGGGCTACAAACGCAAAAGCCGCGGATTTGTAATGGCTGCACCCCAGTCAACATCGATGGATATTGGTGACGAGCCGCTGCAGATAAGCCGCAAATTCCCCGAGATAAAGGTAGCCGTAGATGGCAATCGTGTGCGTGGCATCAGGCAGATGTTGCAAAAACATCCTTCCACCGACGTAGTTCTTCTCGACGATGCTTTTCAACATCGCGCCGTGAAATCCGGATTGTCGATATTGCTCACTGATTTTCACAACCTCTACGCCGAAGACTATCCTGTGCCGGTAGGAACCTTGCGCGAATTTCGCAGTGGCGCCCACCGTGCCGACATCATCATTGTTACAAAAACAGGACGAACGCTCTCCCCGATAACCGTTCGCCGTCTCGACGAACTGCTCAAACCCAGACCGCATCAGCAACTATTTTTCTCGTACATCAGTTACGGCCCCCTCACACCGCTGCCAGGTTCGACGGCAGAGCTCCCGGAAGAAAAAGTGAGCTCTGTGCTGCTTTTTGCCGGCATTGCCAATACCTATCCGCTGAAGGAACATGTGATGAAAATAAGCAATTATCAGGAAATGATCGAGTTTAGCGATCATCATCACTACACACAAAAGGATTATGAAAAAATAAGAAAACAGTTCGAAGATATTTTTGTAAAAAACAAAATCATCATTACCACCGAAAAAGACGCCATGCGTATTGCCATACCTCAGATACCTGAACTTTTGGCCGACCTGCCCGTTTTTTACATTCCTATCGAAATAAAAATACATACCGAATTCAGAAAAAGTTTTAATGAACAAATACGTAATTATGTACGAACAAATCCAGGAAACAGTAGCATACCTCCGCAGCAAAACCAACATTGA
- a CDS encoding purine-nucleoside phosphorylase, giving the protein MYEQIQETVAYLRSKTNIEPQVGIILGTGLGNFISQIEVTHRIPYEEIPHFPVSTVKGHQGTLIFGTINKMPVVALKGRFHFYEGYSMQQVTFPVRVLKFLGIRHLFLSNASGGTNTNYRVGDIMIIRDHINLSGYNPLIGANDERLGPRFPDMSEVYDKQLISMAQEIATRQKLNFHTGVYAAVTGPNYETPAEYRYIRTIGADAVGMSTVSEAIVARHMNLSCFALSVISDLGVEGKIEFITHDAVIDAASEVEPKMTGLVLEMIDRLNGKFS; this is encoded by the coding sequence ATGTACGAACAAATCCAGGAAACAGTAGCATACCTCCGCAGCAAAACCAACATTGAGCCGCAGGTCGGCATCATCCTCGGCACCGGGCTGGGCAATTTCATCAGTCAGATAGAAGTTACGCACCGCATACCTTACGAGGAAATCCCGCACTTTCCCGTTTCCACCGTCAAAGGGCACCAGGGAACCCTCATTTTCGGAACCATCAACAAGATGCCTGTGGTAGCCCTCAAAGGACGATTCCACTTTTACGAAGGCTATTCCATGCAGCAGGTCACCTTTCCGGTGAGGGTGCTCAAGTTTCTGGGAATCCGGCATCTGTTTCTCTCCAACGCCAGCGGTGGCACCAACACCAACTACCGCGTAGGCGACATCATGATCATCCGCGACCACATCAACCTTTCCGGCTACAACCCACTGATAGGCGCTAACGACGAACGCCTCGGACCACGTTTCCCCGACATGAGCGAGGTGTACGACAAGCAGCTCATCAGCATGGCGCAGGAAATTGCCACCCGGCAAAAACTGAATTTTCATACCGGCGTGTATGCCGCCGTCACCGGCCCCAATTACGAAACGCCCGCCGAATACCGCTACATCCGCACCATTGGCGCCGACGCTGTAGGAATGTCCACAGTGTCCGAAGCCATCGTAGCAAGGCACATGAATCTTTCATGCTTTGCCCTCTCGGTGATTTCTGATCTTGGCGTAGAAGGAAAAATTGAATTTATCACACATGACGCCGTCATCGATGCAGCATCAGAAGTTGAACCTAAAATGACCGGGCTGGTGCTGGAAATGATCGACCGGCTCAACGGGAAGTTTTCTTAA
- a CDS encoding transketolase produces the protein MYSQSSSSPTARAADNIRVLSAAMVEQAKSGHPGGAMGGADFIEILFSEFLRFDPSDPQWPERDRFFLDPGHMSPMLYATLAMYGHFSMDGLKNFRQWGSPTPGHPERDLSRGIENTSGPLGQGHTFAVGAAIAERFLTARFGEWSVHKTFAYISDGGIQEEISQGAGRIAGHLGLNNLILFYDANKIQLSTPVAETTSEDTAAKYRAWKWKVIEIDGNDTGQIRQALTQATAETEKPVIIIGHTLMGKGIVDKDNKPFDNRPSVHGQPISAAGGNISATVRHLGGNPENPFAIFDDVKQYYEKIKTEKIAAAKKRKEEKQEWEKQHPELAKQLADFLSGNIPELETEKINQPQNISTRAASGNVLKYLQKRVPNLVVASADLSNSDKTDAFLKQTTAFRPGDFSGSFLQAGVSELTMAAIANGMALHGGIVPACATFLVFSDYMKPAIRLAALMELQVIYIFTHDAFRVGEDGPTHQPVEHEAQLRLLEQMQNHSNQRALLALRPADGDETTIAWKLALENKHSPTALILSRQNIPEIPLSEGANRKQMAALAAHGAYIVRGDYKKPDLIMLGNGSEVSLLAETAQKLETDKNLKVRVISIPSAGLFLDQPESYRHELLTPGIPLLALTAGLPAALPVAENKHTRILGMSQFGYSAPAKVLDQKFGFTVENVFAQAIDLLGR, from the coding sequence ATGTATTCACAATCGTCATCATCACCCACGGCACGTGCTGCCGACAACATCAGAGTTTTATCAGCGGCAATGGTCGAGCAGGCAAAGTCGGGTCACCCCGGCGGCGCCATGGGCGGAGCCGATTTTATCGAAATACTTTTTTCGGAGTTTTTGCGATTCGATCCCTCCGATCCGCAGTGGCCCGAGCGCGACCGGTTTTTCCTCGACCCCGGCCACATGTCGCCAATGCTTTACGCCACGCTGGCCATGTATGGACATTTCAGCATGGACGGTCTGAAAAACTTTCGTCAGTGGGGAAGTCCCACGCCGGGACATCCCGAGCGCGACCTGAGCCGCGGCATCGAAAACACCAGCGGCCCGCTGGGGCAGGGACATACCTTTGCCGTGGGCGCGGCCATCGCCGAGCGATTTTTGACTGCGCGTTTTGGCGAATGGAGCGTGCACAAAACATTTGCCTACATCTCCGACGGCGGCATACAGGAAGAGATTTCACAGGGTGCCGGTCGCATCGCCGGCCATCTGGGGCTGAACAATCTTATCTTGTTTTACGACGCCAACAAAATCCAGCTTTCCACCCCCGTTGCCGAGACTACTTCTGAAGATACCGCCGCCAAGTACCGCGCCTGGAAATGGAAGGTGATAGAGATTGATGGCAACGATACCGGCCAGATCCGACAGGCGCTGACGCAGGCAACCGCCGAAACGGAAAAACCCGTGATCATCATCGGTCATACGTTGATGGGCAAAGGCATTGTGGACAAAGACAACAAGCCTTTCGACAACCGCCCCAGTGTGCATGGCCAGCCCATCAGTGCTGCCGGAGGAAACATCAGCGCCACCGTTCGCCACCTGGGCGGCAATCCCGAAAATCCTTTCGCCATCTTCGACGATGTAAAACAATATTATGAAAAGATAAAAACAGAAAAAATAGCTGCTGCTAAAAAAAGAAAAGAAGAAAAACAGGAGTGGGAAAAACAACATCCGGAGCTGGCAAAGCAACTGGCTGACTTCCTTTCGGGAAATATCCCGGAATTGGAAACGGAAAAAATCAATCAGCCACAAAATATTTCCACGCGTGCTGCCTCGGGCAATGTGCTGAAATACCTGCAAAAGCGTGTCCCCAATCTGGTGGTAGCTTCTGCCGACCTCTCGAACAGTGACAAAACCGATGCTTTTCTGAAACAGACCACCGCTTTCCGACCAGGCGATTTTTCAGGATCGTTCCTGCAAGCCGGCGTTTCGGAGCTTACCATGGCGGCCATCGCCAACGGCATGGCGCTGCATGGAGGAATCGTTCCGGCATGCGCTACGTTTCTGGTGTTTTCGGATTATATGAAACCTGCTATCCGGCTGGCAGCACTAATGGAGCTGCAGGTGATTTATATCTTTACGCACGACGCTTTCAGGGTAGGCGAAGACGGCCCCACCCACCAGCCGGTAGAACACGAGGCGCAACTGCGACTGCTCGAGCAGATGCAAAACCACAGCAATCAGCGCGCATTGCTGGCGCTGCGTCCGGCCGATGGCGACGAAACCACGATCGCCTGGAAGCTTGCTCTTGAAAACAAGCACAGCCCTACCGCGCTTATCCTTTCACGACAAAATATTCCGGAAATTCCACTATCCGAAGGTGCCAACAGAAAGCAAATGGCAGCACTTGCTGCACATGGTGCTTACATCGTTCGTGGCGATTACAAAAAACCCGATCTCATCATGCTGGGCAATGGCTCGGAAGTATCACTGCTGGCCGAAACGGCTCAAAAGCTCGAGACAGATAAAAATCTTAAAGTGCGGGTAATTTCTATTCCGTCGGCGGGTTTATTTTTGGATCAGCCCGAAAGCTATCGGCATGAGCTGCTCACGCCCGGCATTCCTCTGCTGGCGCTCACTGCCGGACTTCCTGCTGCATTACCGGTAGCGGAAAACAAGCACACACGCATCCTCGGCATGTCACAGTTTGGATACTCAGCGCCGGCAAAAGTGCTCGACCAGAAGTTTGGCTTCACCGTCGAAAATGTTTTTGCGCAAGCGATAGATTTGCTGGGGAGATAA
- a CDS encoding T9SS type A sorting domain-containing protein: MKKSLFILLLTISAAVAFGQSCITCDENTINFENGASAIGTQNLSTGINSLAVGYQCEALGDYSIAMPFLAKSVGNRSLAFGYNAIARDLSAIAIGENTEASWMYSVAIGRSNKSTGVGAVSLGYMNHADANFSFLFGRNLKTQASNSMAIGVGSSETLTNGIPNSLMVGFNSDVPTFFVETSPGASKTGRIGIGNITNPDAKFHILGDNDASRPDNASLYIESAGDYYSTLWLGDKKHFIKTKPNEDLVFNAADENFIFESGNMGVGTNEPEAKIQVKDGDIFIEDINRGIIMKSPDGNCWRGTMNNQGVMEFAQVDCNTLLAGTSEPATNPASAVKIYPNPAGNQVFIFCNTNFNTLQLEITNMNGQLISTHMLNNPESFIDFSAYQTGAYIFRLTDENGKQVASQKVIKE, from the coding sequence ATGAAAAAATCATTATTCATCTTATTACTAACCATCTCTGCGGCAGTTGCATTTGGACAATCATGCATTACCTGCGATGAAAACACAATCAATTTTGAAAATGGCGCATCCGCTATTGGCACACAAAACCTATCGACGGGCATCAATTCATTGGCGGTGGGGTATCAATGTGAAGCACTTGGAGATTATTCGATTGCGATGCCTTTTCTGGCAAAGTCTGTTGGGAATCGTTCGCTTGCCTTTGGCTATAATGCTATTGCACGAGACTTATCCGCTATAGCGATTGGCGAAAACACAGAGGCATCATGGATGTATTCAGTTGCTATTGGGCGGTCTAATAAATCTACAGGTGTTGGGGCGGTATCGCTGGGTTACATGAACCATGCTGACGCTAATTTTTCGTTTTTGTTTGGCCGGAACCTAAAAACTCAGGCAAGCAATTCGATGGCAATTGGAGTCGGTAGTTCCGAAACACTGACAAATGGGATTCCGAATAGTTTGATGGTGGGCTTCAATAGCGATGTCCCTACTTTTTTTGTTGAAACTTCACCAGGAGCAAGTAAAACCGGACGCATCGGCATTGGCAACATCACCAATCCTGATGCAAAGTTCCACATCCTGGGAGATAATGATGCTTCACGACCCGACAATGCTTCTCTTTACATTGAGTCTGCTGGCGACTATTATTCTACACTATGGCTTGGCGACAAGAAACATTTTATAAAAACAAAGCCCAACGAAGATTTGGTTTTTAATGCTGCGGATGAAAACTTCATTTTCGAAAGTGGTAACATGGGCGTCGGCACCAATGAACCGGAAGCAAAAATTCAGGTGAAAGACGGCGACATCTTCATTGAAGACATCAACCGCGGCATCATCATGAAATCGCCCGACGGTAACTGCTGGCGCGGAACCATGAACAACCAGGGCGTGATGGAGTTTGCGCAGGTGGATTGCAACACGCTACTTGCCGGAACTTCCGAACCAGCGACTAATCCCGCATCAGCCGTAAAAATTTACCCTAATCCGGCAGGCAATCAGGTTTTTATTTTCTGCAACACAAATTTTAATACACTGCAACTGGAAATCACCAATATGAACGGTCAGCTTATCAGCACGCACATGCTAAACAATCCCGAGAGCTTTATCGACTTCTCCGCTTACCAGACCGGCGCCTATATTTTCAGGCTCACGGATGAAAACGGAAAACAGGTGGCATCGCAAAAGGTGATAAAGGAATAG
- a CDS encoding AAA family ATPase, translating into MEIRQVEDLIFAHFPYQPTEGQRILILALAEFLLNRGAHEAFLFKGYAGTGKTTVLSALVKAAPDLKLKTVLLAPTGRAAKVLAAYSGRQAFTIHKKIYQPRVTTDGAMMLHLLENQHTNTLFVVDEASMIPGTAPSDARFATTSDLLTDLITYVYSGTNCALVLIGDTAQLPPVGTDMSPALDKHLLETSFGLSVRALELREVMRQSLESGILANATLLRQKINDEDLNFPLFSLTGYTDIRRIDGTQLEDALFFAHKDYGDDKSIVITRSNKRANIYNREIRNRILYREDEISAGDYMMVVRNNYYWLPKESPAGFIANGDIIEIQKITRITEMYGFRFANALVRLTDYPQQPEIEVKLLLDTITADTPALSYDDYRRFYNEVLQDYIDLPTRQQKMEKVKNNPWFNALQVKFAYALTCHKTQGGQWETIFIDQPWLPNGTFDKEFLRWLYTALTRATQTVYLVNFKDEFFEE; encoded by the coding sequence ATGGAGATTCGACAGGTTGAAGACCTTATTTTCGCACATTTTCCTTACCAGCCTACCGAGGGTCAGCGCATCCTCATCCTGGCCTTAGCGGAGTTTCTGCTCAACCGCGGGGCGCACGAGGCTTTCCTTTTTAAAGGCTATGCCGGCACGGGCAAAACCACCGTGCTGAGTGCGTTGGTAAAGGCTGCGCCCGATTTAAAACTTAAAACTGTGCTGCTGGCGCCCACCGGCCGCGCTGCCAAAGTGCTGGCCGCCTATTCTGGCCGCCAGGCGTTTACCATCCACAAAAAGATATACCAGCCCCGCGTCACCACCGATGGCGCCATGATGCTGCACCTGCTGGAAAACCAGCATACCAACACGCTCTTTGTGGTGGATGAGGCCTCGATGATTCCGGGCACCGCTCCTTCCGACGCACGCTTTGCCACCACCTCCGACCTGCTCACCGACCTAATCACTTACGTTTATTCCGGCACCAACTGCGCCCTGGTGCTTATCGGCGACACCGCCCAACTGCCACCCGTGGGCACCGACATGTCGCCGGCCCTCGACAAACACCTGCTCGAAACCAGCTTTGGATTGAGCGTGCGTGCCCTCGAGCTACGCGAGGTAATGCGGCAATCGTTGGAGTCGGGGATATTGGCTAACGCCACGCTGCTGCGCCAAAAAATTAATGACGAGGATCTCAACTTCCCGCTATTCAGCCTCACAGGCTACACCGATATTCGCCGCATCGATGGCACGCAGCTCGAAGATGCCCTTTTCTTTGCCCACAAAGACTACGGCGACGACAAATCCATTGTCATCACCCGATCCAACAAACGCGCAAACATCTACAACCGCGAAATCCGCAACCGCATCCTCTACCGCGAAGATGAGATTTCCGCCGGCGACTACATGATGGTGGTGCGCAACAACTATTACTGGCTTCCCAAAGAGTCGCCCGCCGGATTTATCGCCAACGGCGACATCATCGAAATACAAAAGATTACCCGCATCACGGAGATGTATGGTTTTCGCTTTGCTAATGCATTGGTGCGTCTCACCGACTATCCGCAACAGCCCGAAATAGAAGTGAAGCTGCTACTCGATACCATTACCGCCGACACGCCCGCCCTGAGTTACGACGACTACCGCCGCTTCTATAACGAGGTGCTTCAGGATTATATAGACCTGCCCACGCGGCAACAGAAAATGGAAAAGGTGAAAAACAATCCGTGGTTTAATGCGCTGCAGGTGAAATTTGCTTACGCCCTCACCTGCCACAAAACGCAGGGCGGACAGTGGGAAACCATTTTCATCGACCAGCCATGGCTGCCCAACGGCACATTCGATAAGGAGTTTCTGCGCTGGCTCTACACCGCACTCACCCGCGCCACTCAAACGGTTTATCTGGTCAACTTCAAGGATGAGTTTTTCGAAGAATAA